The following are encoded in a window of Rhizobium sp. 11515TR genomic DNA:
- the trhO gene encoding oxygen-dependent tRNA uridine(34) hydroxylase TrhO produces the protein MTDMLSDPRRDATGAFLVAALYHFVSFPRFESLREPLLALCEEKGVKGTLLLAHEGINGTIAGTDAAIGAVLAFLRAQPEFAGLEHKESRASKMPFVRMKVKLKKEIVTMGVEDIDPTKVVGTYVAPKDWNALISDPDTIVIDTRNDYETAIGLFKGAVDPKTKTFREFPDWVRDNTGLHNKPKIAMYCTGGIRCEKATAFMKQQGFDEVYHLKGGILKYLEEVPAEESLWEGACFVFDERVSVEHGLKEGDHKLCHACRNPITSEEVTSPFYEAGVSCSHCYHERTEEDRERYRERQRQIALARKRGHEHIG, from the coding sequence ATGACCGACATGCTTTCAGATCCACGGCGCGACGCGACCGGCGCATTCCTCGTTGCCGCGCTCTATCATTTTGTTTCCTTTCCGCGCTTCGAAAGCCTGCGCGAGCCTCTGCTTGCGCTCTGCGAGGAAAAGGGCGTCAAGGGCACGCTGCTGCTGGCCCATGAAGGAATCAACGGCACGATCGCCGGCACGGATGCCGCTATCGGCGCCGTGCTCGCCTTCCTGCGCGCCCAGCCGGAATTTGCCGGCCTCGAGCACAAGGAAAGCCGCGCGTCGAAAATGCCGTTCGTGCGCATGAAGGTGAAGCTGAAGAAAGAGATCGTCACCATGGGCGTCGAGGACATCGACCCGACCAAGGTCGTTGGCACCTATGTCGCGCCGAAGGATTGGAACGCACTGATCTCCGATCCCGATACCATCGTCATCGACACCCGCAACGACTATGAGACCGCCATCGGCCTTTTCAAGGGCGCGGTCGACCCGAAGACCAAGACCTTCCGCGAGTTTCCCGACTGGGTGCGCGACAATACCGGCCTGCACAACAAGCCGAAGATCGCCATGTACTGCACCGGCGGCATCCGCTGTGAGAAGGCGACCGCTTTCATGAAGCAGCAGGGCTTCGACGAGGTCTATCACCTTAAAGGCGGCATCCTGAAATATCTGGAGGAAGTGCCGGCGGAAGAAAGCCTTTGGGAAGGCGCCTGCTTCGTCTTTGACGAGCGCGTCTCGGTCGAACATGGCCTGAAGGAGGGCGATCACAAGCTCTGCCACGCCTGCCGCAACCCCATTACATCAGAGGAAGTGACTTCACCCTTTTACGAGGCCGGTGTTTCCTGCAGCCACTGCTACCACGAACGCACTGAAGAAGACCGCGAGCGCTATCGCGAAAGGCAGCGGCAGATCGCGCTTGCCCGCAAGCGTGGCCACGAGCATATCGGCTAA